Genomic DNA from Coffea arabica cultivar ET-39 chromosome 7e, Coffea Arabica ET-39 HiFi, whole genome shotgun sequence:
TGTTTGCCTTCTTCTCTAGATACTCTCCCGTCATTCCGCTTACCATCTCGAGTGGCGTGTGCTGCATGTCGGCCAAATTTCTGGGTTGCTAGGTACTTCGTAGCAGACACCAAGTCTTGTATGGAAGGCCGTGATTGGGGATTATCCTGAAGACACATCAATGCAATATCTATAGCCTGGCGTAAAACATAATCTGAGAACTGGCCTTGCAATTTTTGATCAGCTAATTGCCTCAAGTTCTTGCGATCTTTCAACAGAGGACGAGCCTATAAGTGATTAGAAGCGAATTAGATGGTATACAGAATAGCCAAAGCAAGGAAACAAGATTCTATCTGGTGTTTTAAGTTCATTATATTCTGGAAAACAATGATGCTGACTTCAATAGCAGGCACCCAGACCCTCAAAAGTTGGCACTTACTTTGGTCCCTACAAACAAGACACCTACCGGTCGCCAGAAAAAATACCAATCCAGTAAGCCCTTTGTTGCAAAATGTGCAGGATATGCCATGTCAAAGGCCACAATGTAATTGCTACTATTTTTACTGGAGTGGAAAAGTGCAAGATCTCGAGCAAATTTTGAGCAAGGCGCAACTTAGCCAGAGTGCAGTCACATTgattataaagtaaataaagGTTCAATTTTGTTACCCATTCAAGAAGTTTCTGATTTCCATGTTCCCCAGTTGTATCCACTGCCCTACGTCCAGTTATTATTTCCAACAAGACAATACCAAAACAGTAGATGTCAGACTTCGTGGTCAGTTTTCCTGTGTCATAATACTCAGGTGCACAGTATCCCTGGGTTCCCATGACCCTTGTTGAAACATGAGACTTATCCTTGGGCGGACCAAACTTTGCAAGCCCAAAGTCAGAAAGTTTTGGATGAAATCCTTCACCTAATAGTATGTTTGATGACTTGAGGTCCCTGTGGATTACAGGTGGGTCTGCTTGGTTGTGAAGGTAATCCAACCCTTCAGCTATACCAGCTGCTATCTTCATCCTTGTATTCCAGTCCAGTGGCTGCATATCAGGAGGAAGATCTGAAAATTGTTCCCCGGACTATTAGTTATATACTACAGCAAATGAGCAGGAAGTAGTACTGCTTGAGAGTGCTTGGAACAAAGGATGAAGTGCAGAAAAAGTGGCAAATTCCAACATCTCTTGAATGCGAAAAAGAGATCTTTAAGCAAGGGTCTGGTTAAAAACTGTAATAGGAAGACCTAAGAATTTACAGAAGAGGTGTTACAGAAACAGAATTGCTTCCAATTTTCCCGGCAGGACTCATTTGTTCAAGCTTGAATTAAAGAGAAACGGaacatttagaaaaaaaatgacaTATTACCATGGAGCTGATATTCCAGTGAACCCAAAGGCAAGAGTTCATATACAAGAAGACGTTGCTCCCCCTCGGCACAGAAACCAACTAAATCAACAAGGTTAGGATGATGCAAAAGAGAGAGCATGAGAACCTCCACAAGGAACTCTTTAGACCCTTGAAGTCCTGAAGGATCTAGCTTTTTAATAGCTACGACCTGAAAAGTGATAATTTATGAAGTCCTAAAGCTTCAGAAATTTGCAAGTCATGCACCACAAAAACTATGAAGAAAGCAGAGATCACAGAGGAAAAATCATTCAGTGCATTAAGAGAGCCCCACAACCACAACTAGAAGTTCGTTTTAGATTGGAATTACCTGACCGGTGCTGTCTATCTTCCCTTTATATATGGACCCAAAACCGCCTTCTCCAATAAGGCACTCTCTCCTGAAattttttgttgcagaagcaagTTCTCGATAGGAGAATGTAGTATTACAATTTTGAACATGACAACTATCCAGTGAAGCACCACGTTTCAGTGTTGGTTCTAAAGTTTCAGGCATTTTAACTGCACGTATCATAGAAAGTATAGTGAAGAAATGCAGCAAGAAGTTGTTCCACAAGCTGTAAGAAAGAAGCACAATTTGAATAGAAGATATTCAAAAACataaatcaagagagagagacagcATTGGCGGTCAACTGTCTATCAAAGTAGCGCAGAAGCAAGTAGGTTTTCGCCACATATAAAGCCAAAGACTTTGATCTTTATAACATATAAATAAGGGGTTGTTCTAGAATGGAATGAAAAAGAGACAGTTGTCCACTTGTAGCATAGTGGTGGCGAAGTGCATGATTCATGAAGAAGGTTATTGAGAGCTAATCGTGCTTGATAGGGTTGCAAGTCTTACCACGGGAAATTTGCAACCCGTTATCTATCTCTTATAGCAGCAGCAAGAAGGGGTGTTTAGTTCAGAGGACAACAAAGATGTGCCATAGCAAAGGAAACTTAGAATGGCGTGACAGTTTCTGCTCCGAATTACTCCTAgcattttttgagaaattaaaagtcAATGAAATTGTTGTTCAGTTAAAAGTATCGaacttttctgcttttctttctgatcattaCGTTTTCGTGGCTGCTCTTCTCTAACCCTGTAAAACTATCATACGTGGTACTGTACTCCTACAGTAGTAATGTTTACGAGCTTCTTGCAGTCAAGCACGAATAAATAATCAACAAGAATGGTGGAAAACGAAAAAGAAACACCAAGTAAAGCGAACAAAGCTAAAAATGACAAGAATTTCCTCTTTTGGtttattttaaaacaaaaaaaaaaaagaaaggggagaGAAATTAATAACAAACCAGAAGAAGAGGAGGCAGGAATAAGGGTGGAGGCCAGGGCTGCATCCTCGTCCTCATGGAATTCCAATTCTCTCTTAGTGTCAGCAGGTTGTTTATCCATCATCATGCTTACGCCTTCCTTTCTGCAGCCAAAGCATGAACACAAGCCCATATTCTGACAGGTACACAAGCCctttttctataaaattttatatatatatatatatataagtacgAGTAGTAGGATTCGAGGCCTTggctactccataaaatccagAGACATGTTCTCATGAATCAAAATCATGATCTTCTTTCTTTATTAGGATGCTGGTGCGAGCCGGGGTTTGGTTTTCCACTTTCTTCTTGTCCGACTAGTTAGCGAGTAAATTTGAGGTTTTTGTACGTTAGGGGGACCCAAAATCAAATACTAAATCATCAAATGAATCAAGTGCGATCCGTGCGTGCGTGTGATACGGAGGAATGCGACTCCTTATCAGCGTCACCATCCTCGCCCCCGCTCCTCTTAGAAAATCCTTGATAAACCAAACAAACATTACCCAGCCAGCAAATTAACAGCAACCAAAACAAAAGCCATCATCTTCTCCTGTCAGTTTTTCTCGTGGACCACCCAAAAACTATGCCACCACGCACGCACCAACCAACGGAGATAAATAGCGTGCGATAGTACAAAGTACTACATAAAATTCAAGAACCAAAGAGCAGCCGTGCTTCAAATTTCGATCATGGGTAATGAAGAAACCGTCGGTGTACAGTTTTTGGACGAAGGCCGGACGGTTTAGCTAGAggaaaaaatcgttcaaaatgatgtttatattttgtaaaatgatttttttctgtctctcattttttaaaatataattttacgtcCTTTACAAATAAATATTTGGTAAATTTGGTTTCTATCTAAATTTTCGACTAGTTTTTTTGTCGGAATTTGCcacacgtgatcattttttaggaaTAACATTGTCTAATCGAATTTCACATAATCCGATCCACAATCTCTTAcacttcacaaaatgaatttttcattcctTATCGATCATGTGTATAAatagcattttttttaaacacacacacatacatatatttgatttcattttaacagtacgaatagcatgtaatatatttctatttgattttacctacAACTACAATTAGTttgttcaagtgaaatcaaatagagatatattatatattatttaaactgttcaggtgaaatcaaataaacatacatgtgttttaaaagaaaaaaaaaactattcgtaCACATGATTAATGaggaatgaaaattttcattttgtaaaatatgaggaacaaaaaaaaattattttataaaatgtaaaGAATATTTTAAACGATTTTCCTTTAACTAAAAATTGGAATATCTTTTCTCGCAcaccaccccaaaaaaaaggtTGCAAATTGGGCAAACTCTTGACCATCCTATCATTATCTAGGACTCTATGGCTGTCTTGTTTGAATTgcaattttctagagtttttatagaaaatatactgtaacgacttgatatatgtaagataaaaaaaagattgaaaaatatattcatgaAAACATAGGAATTACGTAaaaaatttttggtgaaaactggCTTTCCAAAAAAAGGCTAATAGATGGCCCTGTCCTTTTGGAAGAACCGGCCGGAAACCTTTATGGTAGGAAGCCTTTGACCATTCCTACCGTAGGCAGTCACTCAGAGCATGACACGTGTTGAAGTTCGATGGAGTGTAAACGGAGACGTTAAATTGTGGAAGAGCGCGTGAAGAGCAAACATTAAATTTTAGTCTGCGGCTACAAGCAAAAAAGCACACGTTCAGACTTTTTCCAATGTAGCAGGTTGGACCAAGGAAGGGTAATTGCATGTCAAAACCACCGGCATTTATGCATTTGCAAATGTACCCGTTAGCAACGGAAAAATACTGCAAATGCCTTTGACAAAAAAATATGCGTAAAGAAGGTACTAAAgttttaacaattaataaatgtAAATATCACACGTGTCGGGGATAATAACttgaaagaaggaaaagtggagCAGAGGTAAACGTAGTAATTCCACGGCAACGCGAAACACAAAGAGATTGAAGccttcattatatttatatacatatataaatttagtatTCAAGTGTTCAGCTTAAGCATCCGGGAAAATGGTCCCATAACTATCGTTACGGTAAACAAAACAGTTTTAGACATGATATAATAGGTTCTAAAAATTTTTGCGACCATTTGATTACCCGTTAGACCTATCCACTTAAATAAGATTATGAGTAAAAATAAGGAAGTAAATTTCTCATCTTAAATAGTAAATTAacgtaataaattagtaacttttgcaGTCCAAAAGGTAAATTGTAAGTAATATGAAACATACTTTTTAAAGAGATAAATTACAATAGTATATCTCAAATATATTTTTGAGGGGGTAAGTTTATTTGAAGTAAAAGtatgtttttatacataaatagtgatttttacttataacatagtaaatttgattaatgacaAAAACATGCTAATTTATGGCCAAAATATTGTATAATGCTTAAAAAACTTATACGAAACCCATATGTTAtgaaataacactaaaatgtaTTGTTAATGATTAAAACTGAGTACGTTACTTAGTAAGTATTGTTAATATACTTGTATACATATTTGATCGTATGTGAATAAACaagtattttttaaatttatagggaaattaattttttcttttgcagtttaaaaaaaagtaagcaaaaatattttttctcggAGCACAAAAATCCACAAGTCAAAGTAATTGgtctaaaagggaaagaaacatTCTGAATATCATTGTTTACAGTACTAAGTAAATTAGATGTAAAATGCTCGTTAAAAGCAGGTGCGTTGACATATAAtaaaggaaagccataaagagcaaGCCATTTACGGGAAAAGTTATCATTCATAAAAATAGCAACGCTTCACGGTTTTCTTATCAGTCTTGCAACGTATGAGCAAAGTGGCAATAATTAAAATAGTATTTTTTTAGATTTATAcatatttcattaattttttttgcatttaaaaaaaaatgaacgaaAATGTTTTATGAGAAAGAACATAAGTCAAAAGGAATGGtctaaaagggaaaagaatagcAAATACGTACCGTACTCGTAGTTCATGTTCGAAGGACTATAtggctgtttttgaaaaatatcctGAAAAATATGTAATCCAAACGGAACCGATTCTTCACTATTTAAAATGTCAAATCTGTGATTGTGTTTTAACTGTTATCCATTGGTATCCTAAAGTATCATTTTTCCATCAAATGCTACATCTTTAAAGATGTtttcccataaacaaatttatttagcggataaaatacataaaaattcgtttttcaataaaacactagttCTTTATGGATTTCttccattataagaatagagtacccatttttccataaacaaatttatttatcggttgaaataaaaataaatctatttttcaataaaacactaatTCTTTAACACTTTCCTCTATTATaaaaacagagtacccattttacCCCCTCTAGAAAAATTTTAGCCCCAGTGTAGAAAAAAATCTTAGCTTTGTCACTGACtgaaatgtttgtaactaagaTTTATCCATGGTGAATGTATGATACATAATTTTTTCACTGTATTCAATTTATATGATGACAAATTAAATGGGTCAATTGGATTAGTGAGCATCAGTTTTGTGAATGATTATGAGAGTAAACTATATTATGACAATAAAATACgttgaattgtgaaaattttaatttaaacaTACTCCTAAATTTTGGATATGTGACTTTCATAGGtgcaaattttttaaattaacaGTTAGTTATTACTATGAGTAATGTGGTAAGTGTGAGATGTGAATGTCAGTTATTACTATCAGTAAAGTCAGCAATAAATGTGAGacattaattgaaatttgcagatATCATTTTACATGGGTGGTTATTATTTGTTAGT
This window encodes:
- the LOC140011024 gene encoding probable serine/threonine-protein kinase PBL7; amino-acid sequence: MGLCSCFGCRKEGVSMMMDKQPADTKRELEFHEDEDAALASTLIPASSSSVKMPETLEPTLKRGASLDSCHVQNCNTTFSYRELASATKNFRRECLIGEGGFGSIYKGKIDSTGQVVAIKKLDPSGLQGSKEFLVEVLMLSLLHHPNLVDLVGFCAEGEQRLLVYELLPLGSLEYQLHDLPPDMQPLDWNTRMKIAAGIAEGLDYLHNQADPPVIHRDLKSSNILLGEGFHPKLSDFGLAKFGPPKDKSHVSTRVMGTQGYCAPEYYDTGKLTTKSDIYCFGIVLLEIITGRRAVDTTGEHGNQKLLEWARPLLKDRKNLRQLADQKLQGQFSDYVLRQAIDIALMCLQDNPQSRPSIQDLVSATKYLATQKFGRHAAHATRDGKRNDGRVSREEGKQELITAVQGAEDASPELNTFTSNKDQERAQAIAEAKQWGESWRAKMQLCRQIESDDL